The DNA window GCCTCGGGGGCGTGTATGCGGGTGGTGATCTTGCGTTGCCAGGACACGGCGGTGTCGGCGGGGTGCTGTTCGCTGCTGATCTGGCTGGACGCGGTGATCGTGGCGCGGGTGTTCATCCACGATTCCCAGAGCGGCCGGGGGATCGGGTAGAGCCGGTAGGAATCCGCGGCGCGGGGGGAGAGCAGCGGCCGGGCCCGGTCGCGGGCGGATTCCGGGCCGGTGTCGCCGTCGGCGGGCCGCCAGTCGAACAGGGCGTTCACGGCGGCCAGGGCGACGGCTTCGGGGTTGTTCCGGTCGAGATCGGTCCACGGGGCCGGCAGGGGCGGAAGCGTCTCGATGCTCGCGCCGGACGGCACACCGGGGCCGTGGTCGTCGTGCTCGCCGAAATCCTCGTGCCCTCGGGAGCAGGCGGCCACGGCCGCGACGGCGAGGGCCAGGGCGACGGCGGCGAGTCTCCGGCGCCTGCGGTGCGGGGTAGGGTTGCGCGTCATTGCTGCTGGCCTCCTGTGGTCGGGGCGGCGGCCGCGACGGCGGCCGATCCGTTGTTCTGGGTGATGTACCGGCGGATGCTGATCAGCTGGCCGCCGTCACTGACTGGGCTTTCCGAAACGGGGGTTCCGAAGGTCGGGGCGTGGATCATCTGGCCGCCTCCGGCGTAGACACCGACGTGTTCGGCCTTGCCGTCGGCACCGAAGAACACGAGATCACCGGCCTGGGCCTGGGACAGGTCGGCGACCGGTTGGCCTTGTCCCATCTGGCCGGGGTTGCCGGGGTCGCCGGTGTAGTGGGGGAGCTGCACCGCGCCGTGGGTGGCCTGGGCGTAGGCGTAGAGCGTCAGTCCGGAGCAGTCGAATCCGGCGGGGTCGCCGGTGGGGCCGTCGGCATTGCCGCCGCCCCACACGTAGGGCCGTCCGATCTGGGATCGGGCGGCCGCGACGACGGCCGCGCCGGTGCCGGGGTCTCCGGGCGGGGTCGGCTGGCCTGGGGTGCCTCCGTTGGGGCCACAGGTGCCGGTTCCGCCGCTGGGCGCTACGCCCTGCAACCGGGTGAACAGCTCGCGGGCCTCGGCCTCGCGCGCCCCGTATTTCCCGCGCAAGTCCTCGCGGGGCCGCTGGACATCGGCGGCGGCCACGGTGAAATCCTTTGACTGCCAATCGGTTGCGAGCAGGCGTTTGTAGAACTCGGCGGCCGCGTGCGAGGGGTTCATGATCTCGGCGACGGTGCCGTAGTCCATGCCCGCCTGCTGCTGCATGATCCCGATCGACTTGTGATCGCCGGGGGCTACGCCGTCGTTGGGGTACTGCTTCGACTCCGGTACCGCCTCGCTGGCGCGGTTGCGTAGCTCGTCCTCGACCAGGGCGACGGCCAGGGCGATGACGATTCCCTGATCGGGCACGTTCATGCTCTTGCCGGTGCTGATGACGGCGACGGCGTTCCGGTCGCGGTAGGAATCCGCGGCGGCTGCCTGCTGATCCGGGTTCGGGCTGGTGCCGGTGCCGGTCGTGCCCTTGCGGGCCGCTTCGAGGTAGGGAGTCGGGTTGGTCGGCGCGTACTGCTGGATGCGGTCGGCGCTGTTGTGCACCTCGAAATGCAGGTGCGGGCCGGTGGACTGGCCGCTGTTGCCGGATCGGGCGATGGGTTGGCCGGCGGTGACCTGCTGGCCGACCGAGACCAGCACGCCGCCGGGGTCCATGTGCCCGTAGACCGTGCTCAGCGGCTTGCCGTCTACGACGTGCGACAGGACCACCCATCCGCCGAATCCGGACACACCAGAGTCCTGGGCGGCGGTGACGGTGCCGTCGGCGAATGCGTAGACGGGGCTGCCGAGCGGGACGGCGAAGTCAACGCCCTCGTGGTCGGGCCGGTCCGGGGTCTCGAATCCGGAGCCGATCTCGACGCTGGGGTCTACCGGGTAGGCCAGCGGACCGCTGACGCTGATACCGCCGGTGCTCGGCGAGCACGCGGTGTTCTGCTTCTGCTGTTCGCAGCTCGCGAACAGCAGCAGTAGGAGCAGGATGACGGCCAGGATCTTGCGCCAATGGCGCAGCAGGACAGCAACAACGGCGGTCATCGGCTAGTCCGTCGTCATGCCGGTATTGGTGTCGTGAATGCCCAATTCCCGCTCCAGGGGGCTGATCCACGTGCGGAAGGCGATACCGGGCCGGTCCGGGTCGTCGCCCCACTTGGCGATGAATCGGCCTTTGCCGGGGTGGGGCATGGTGCGGTGCCCGGTGGTGGCCGGGGGCGGCGCGGAGGTCCACGAGAGCAGGCGGGCGCGTTCGCGGTCGGTGTAGTCGATGAGTCCGGCCTGGGCGTCGATCTCGTAGCCGTTGATGGGCCCGGTGAACGTGATCTTGGATCGGGAGATGAATCCGGTGGCCTTGCCCTGTTCGGTGATGTCGGCCGATACCTTGCTGAAGTCGGTGACGGTGTGGCTGAAGGTGTGCAGGTCAACGCCATCGGTGCGGTTGGTCCGCGTCATCCGGTCCAGGGTCTTGATCTGGCTCGAACCGCCCACGTCGAGCAGCTGGGAAAGCTCGTCCAGGTAGATGCTGGTGACGGCCTTTCGCGCGAATCCGTGGTCAGAGAGCGTCATGCGCGCCGATACGGCGGCCTGGGCCTCCATGCCGGTGAGTGCGATGATTGCGGCGCGCAGGTCGCGGCCGGAGTGCACGTTGATAATGGACAGGTCGATATCGACCATGGCCACGGTGAGATCCAGCCGGGTCGTGGTCTGCCCGTTGAACGCTTCGCCGAACATGCCGACGGTCAGCGACTTCAACGACTGCAACAGCCGGTGCGTGGTGACGGCGAACTCCGCTGCGCTCGTCGCGGCCACGGCGTAGCGCATGTCCTCGGTCGGGTTCTCCAGCTGCTCGATCAGGTCGGAGATGATCGGCGGCCGGGCCGGGGAGAACCGCTCGCCCGCGTACAGGTCGGCCAGGGCCGCGCTGATGGCGGTGGACTCGAAATCCTCGAGCGGGGCGCGGCGGCGCAGGCTCACCAGGGCCTCGATGTTGAACAGCTGCGTTTGCTGCAACTCCGACATGAGCCCCTGGACGGCCGGGTGCCGGTCGGGAAGCCTGCTGATCGCCCATGCGTAGGCGGTCGGGTCCAGCGGGTTGAGGGTGCCGTGACCGGGCCCAATCTCGATGATCTGGCCGTCTCTGGTGCCGGTTTCCTCGTCGTTGAGCAGTTCGCACAGCCGCCGGTAGTCCGGCTTGATATCGGCCGGGCAGATCACATGCCGGCCGCTGCCGAGGGCTCCAAGAACCATCTGGCGGCCCAGCGTGGACTTTCCGAATCCGTTGGGGCCCAGGGTTACTCCGACCGGCGCGGAGATCATCTCGGCGTCGAACCAGGCCATCTGGTCGAAGAAGAAGGGTGCGCCGGTCTCGTCCTGGATGCCGATGGGCCAGCCGGGGGAGACGAACTCGGTACTGCGGGGGAACGGCCACAGGCCACACACGCGGTTCGTGGTGCCGCGAATCTCGGGCAGCGGCATCGGCTTCTTCATGTAACCGCCGTAGGGGGCGTAGAAGCCGCGGGGGCTCGGGCGGCGGTCGGCCTGCCAGGGCTGGCGGGCAGCCGAGTAGCTGGCCCGCCAGACCGCGAGTTCGTGAGCGCGCAGCTTGCGGGCGGCGTTGAACTTGCCCGCGATGCTCATCGACGGCATGGCCTCGCGCAGGTAGGCCACCTCGTCGGCGGGCATCACCCCGTCGGCCCCGCTGGCGTGGTTCTCCTGCCGGGCCGTCACCCGGCGGGGGAGTAGTAGGCGACTGCCGGACATATCGCGTCTCCTTGGTATAGGGCCGCTATGGGCCATATGGCTAATCGGGTCGGGGTGATCTGCGGGGATTGCGGTGTTCGCGCTGGCTGAGGGGCTAAGCGGAGAGGATGTCTGTCACGTCGGTCTCGTCCATGTCGGGGTAGACGCCGATGCCGAGCCCGGCCAGGAACATGGCGGCCTGGTCGCTGAAGCACGGCGCGAACTTGATGGACGCGCGCACACCCGCGCCCCGGATGAACGCGGTTTCGTCCACGCCGGATGTGCCGATGGGCACGGTGACGGTGACCAGGATTCCGACGCGGGTCAGGCCGTGGCCTTCGGCCAGATCCTCACGGGTGGCGGCGATGTCGTCGTAGCGCATCTGCTGGCGGGCATCGACCAATCCGCGCTTGCGGCGCTGCACGGCGGCGAAGGCGTCGCGGTAATCGCCGTCGGTGATCTCGATGGCGTCTTGCGGGCGGTAGGGCCGGTAGATCATGGTCACGCGCTTGTAGGGGGCGCGGTAAGTCGGCGCGAGCAGCTGCGCCAACACGTCGTCCTCGATCGGCTGCACGGGGTAGTCCCAAGCTCGGAAGGTAAAGCTCTTGCCGGAGTCGTGCAGGTAGTAGCTGTGTTCGGGGTCGTGGTAGGTCGGGCCCGCGTCGTTCCAGGTGATGCCGGGGTCACCGTCCAGGGCCATGGCCTCGTCCAGCATCGGCCCGGCCGCCGGGTTGAACGCGGCGTGTGTGAAGGCGATGACCTCGCCGACGGTGGCGAAGGTGGCGAACAGGCCCGCGCCGGCGGCCGCGTCGGTCAGCTCCTCGAGGCGTCGTGCCACCGATTCCATGCCGGAGCGGAAGTTGCCGGAGCTGTAGCGGAAGGTCACGGCGATGCGCTGGGTGTAGCGGATGCGGTCGGTGGCCAGGTTCTCGGTGCGGTCGTCCATCAGCTCGAGCACCAGGCCGGGCGCGGACTCGTGGCGGCGCTTGTCGATCTCGACGTTGTAGCGGGCCCCGGTCTCGGGAACGGTGTCGGTGACCACCGCGATACCGGCCACGTCGCCGAACTCTCCGGCCCGTCGGACGAATTCCCCCCATCCGGCCACCTGCGCGTTGGTAGTGGCCTCGGGCTGGGTGTCGCGGCCGGTCGCGGAGATGTTCATGACGATGGTGACGGTGCGGTGAACCGGGTTGATCAGTGCGCCGATGTCGTCGCCGGTCATGGGGTCGAACAGCCGGTCCAGGGTGATCGGGGAGGCCAGACCGGGCAGGCGGGAGTGTCCGCCGGGGACGTGGGCGAACAGGCCGGTGCGGTACCGGTGCGCCATGCGGCGGCGGATCGGCAGGCTGCGGGCCCAGGAGATGAAGTAGTCCCCGGCGCTGGTTCCTCGGAATCGGATCATGGACGGGCCGATGAGCAGTACGGCGACGACGAGAATCACGATTGCGCCGGTCATCGAATTCAGCAGGTAGGCGGACCCGATCGCCATGGCCATGGCACCGACGGCGGCCATGGACATGCCCGAGGACAGGCCGGGAATCAGGCCGGTCGATTCTGGTTTGCGCCATCCGGCGTATTTCTGAGATCCCATCGTGGGCTACCTCTTTCGTGCGGTCGAGAAGTCTTGGGCGGCTAGGTGATCCGGTTGAATGACGAGTCACGCGGCGGGCTGCTGCTGGCGGTGTTGCGGCCGGGCCGAGGGGTCCGTTTCGGGGTGCCGTCACCCCCGCCGGTGCTGCTGGCCCTGGCGCGCGTGCTGTTGCGGGCGCGGCCGCTGCCCTCCCTCGTCGGTGCGGCTGACTGGTTGCCGGTGCGGGTGCCGCTGGCGCTGGCGCCGGTGCGGGCGGCGCTGCTGGTGGACGGTGCGCTGGCCGTGCTCGACGTACGGCCGCCGCTGCCGCTGGTGCTGGCCGATCCGGCGGTGCCGCGCGTTCCGCTCGTGGCTGCGCTGCTGCTGCTCGCGCCGCTGCGGGTTCCGGATGTTGCGCCCTGGCCGCGACTACCGCCGCTGGCGGGTGCCGGGGCCGCGGTGCCGCTGGCCGATGCCGTCGCCCGGTTGCCGCCACCGGGGGCGGTGCTGCCGCCCGAGCTGCGCGACGGCGGCGGGCCTGTGAGGGTGTGTGCGGCCGCGCGGCCCATCGCGCCGACGAACGGGATGGCCTTCGCCGCGCCCCGGCCGGCTGCGGCCGCGCCGGTCACGGCCGCGCCTCCGGCTGCCTTCGCGCCTTCCTTGCCGGTGCTCAGTGCGTTCCGTCCCGCCGATATTCCGGCGCGGCCGTTGCGGATGGTGCCGCGCAACATCGGGGTTCCGGCGTAGGACACGTTCGTGCCGATCATGTTGACCAGCAGGGGCAGGATGAATGCCGGGGCGACCATGAGGGTTACGGCGGTCACGACATCCGCGCCGGATTCCAGGCTGCGGATCTGCATGAACGCGACGCCGAAGGCGATGGCGGCAATGGGCTTGAACAGCAGAGCGGCGATGGCGGCGCGGACCAGGGCCCAGAACACCGTTTTGCCGCCGCCGACGACGCTGGCCGCGCCCGCGATCGGCAACGCGACGGCCGCGTAGATGATCCAGAACTTCTGCATGACCAGCTGAATCAGCAGTTCCAGGTACGCGAGCAGGCCGAGGATGCACAGCGCGAGGCTGATCACGTCTTCGGTCTTCAGCCGCTCGTCGCGGCCGGAAAGCGCCGAGGACAGGGCATCGACTACACGGGTGGGGCCCTCGGGCCCGGCGGCGCTGGTGAAAATCCAGCTGGCCAGGGCGTCACTGACGCCGGAGAGCGCGAGCAGGACCGGGGCGGCCATCGACGCGGCGACGGCCCAGCGAACCAGGCCGCCGACGGCTTCGGGGGCGGCGTTGTCGCCGGAGAGCATCGCGCGCTGGTAGAGCACGGTTATCAGGGCGATGAGCAGGCCCAGACCGAGCGCGATTGTCTGGAGGTCGCCGGTCAGGTCGGTCATCTTCTGGACGGCGCTCTGGGTGTTGGAGACATCGACGCTGGTCCCCATGAACAGCTGAATGACGTACTTCATGATCCAGACGAATCCGGCGAGTACCCAATCGACCATTGTCGAAAGGATGCTGCTACCTGCGTCTTTCGCGGCTTCTCCGGCGGCCGAGGAGAGCACTTGGCCGGGGGTCGGGACACAGCCGACGACCGGGATGGAAAATCCGTTGCAGTCGCCGCCGCTCGGCGCGGCCGTGGTGGGCGCGCTCGGCGTGGTGCTGGGTGCGGGCGTCGTGGTGCTCGGCGCGGTGGTGCTCGGCGTCGCCGGGGCGGTGGTGCTCGGCGGGGCGCTGGGGGTCGTGGTCGTGGGTTGGGCTGCGGCGGTACCCGCCAACGCGGACAGCATGATCAGCAGGCCCGCGAAGGCGGCTAGTAGGCGGCGGGTGATCACCATTGCGTCCATCCGACTGGTTGTGTGGTGTACTGCCCCGCTCGCGGCGTGCGGCCGCCGATGGCCAGGACATCGTTCGCGGTCTGCTCGGTCAGGTACCAATCGCCGTCCTGCCAGATCACCGAGTAGTCGAAGGTGCCGCCCTGGGCTTCGCCCTGGCGGGGCGGGAACCAGAACTGCACGCGGGTCACGGTGTCGGAGATCGGCTCGGCCTTCCACAGTGCCGGCCGGGTGATGGTCTTCTGCTGGGCCAGGCAGCTGGGGTTGTCGATATTCGTTCCGCGCTGGTAGGGGGGAAGCTGCGGAGTGAGCCGGTCCCGGTCGGCGGGCGCGATGACCATCGGCACGGCATCGTTGCTGCCTGCGGTCGCGCCCCAGGTGGCCATCTGGAGCGCCGCGAGCGCCGCGCCGAGGGATGTGCGCGAGTAGCCGCCGTAGATGCCATCCGCGCGGGTCTTGCTCGGCCCGTCGGTGGTACTGAACGGCAGCGCCGCGCACCGAACGCGCTGCCACATCACCGGTCCGTCCAGGGCGGACTTGTCCTGCGGCAGAACGGTCCCGCGAACGTCCTTGGCCTGCTCGATCGTCTTCGGCGTCACGTTGGTGCTCGCGACCAGCGGGTTGCCGAAATTGTCGGTGTACCA is part of the Nocardia wallacei genome and encodes:
- a CDS encoding SCO6880 family protein, which gives rise to MGSQKYAGWRKPESTGLIPGLSSGMSMAAVGAMAMAIGSAYLLNSMTGAIVILVVAVLLIGPSMIRFRGTSAGDYFISWARSLPIRRRMAHRYRTGLFAHVPGGHSRLPGLASPITLDRLFDPMTGDDIGALINPVHRTVTIVMNISATGRDTQPEATTNAQVAGWGEFVRRAGEFGDVAGIAVVTDTVPETGARYNVEIDKRRHESAPGLVLELMDDRTENLATDRIRYTQRIAVTFRYSSGNFRSGMESVARRLEELTDAAAGAGLFATFATVGEVIAFTHAAFNPAAGPMLDEAMALDGDPGITWNDAGPTYHDPEHSYYLHDSGKSFTFRAWDYPVQPIEDDVLAQLLAPTYRAPYKRVTMIYRPYRPQDAIEITDGDYRDAFAAVQRRKRGLVDARQQMRYDDIAATREDLAEGHGLTRVGILVTVTVPIGTSGVDETAFIRGAGVRASIKFAPCFSDQAAMFLAGLGIGVYPDMDETDVTDILSA
- a CDS encoding peptidoglycan DD-metalloendopeptidase family protein — its product is MGSGFETPDRPDHEGVDFAVPLGSPVYAFADGTVTAAQDSGVSGFGGWVVLSHVVDGKPLSTVYGHMDPGGVLVSVGQQVTAGQPIARSGNSGQSTGPHLHFEVHNSADRIQQYAPTNPTPYLEAARKGTTGTGTSPNPDQQAAAADSYRDRNAVAVISTGKSMNVPDQGIVIALAVALVEDELRNRASEAVPESKQYPNDGVAPGDHKSIGIMQQQAGMDYGTVAEIMNPSHAAAEFYKRLLATDWQSKDFTVAAADVQRPREDLRGKYGAREAEARELFTRLQGVAPSGGTGTCGPNGGTPGQPTPPGDPGTGAAVVAAARSQIGRPYVWGGGNADGPTGDPAGFDCSGLTLYAYAQATHGAVQLPHYTGDPGNPGQMGQGQPVADLSQAQAGDLVFFGADGKAEHVGVYAGGGQMIHAPTFGTPVSESPVSDGGQLISIRRYITQNNGSAAVAAAAPTTGGQQQ